From a single Marinobacter sp. THAF197a genomic region:
- a CDS encoding radical SAM protein, whose protein sequence is MPLTETRPARSKRIPAVEVLEPRARDSWTHTRNGDPRGYIDADKLKELWIHTGTACNLACPFCLEGSHPGDGRIPGMKLSDVKPFIHEAIDMGVEQFSFTGGEPFVIRDFVNILDYASQHRPCFVLTNATEPLHKRQHQVLPLLDNPYPIHFRVSLDFPDRARHDKDRGEGSFDQALEGIQWLIEQGFKVSIARQTDPGEHPVEVEAAFREIFRQWNIPENLAFTAFPDLGTPGSEDGSPEITETCMEKYPTKEARSHFMCTYTRMLVKKGDQVRVYACTLVDDDPHYDLGGTLAESMDERIMLRHHRCFSCYRFGASCSAPG, encoded by the coding sequence ATGCCCCTGACTGAAACCCGACCGGCCCGCAGTAAACGCATTCCGGCCGTGGAAGTCCTGGAACCCCGGGCCCGCGACAGCTGGACCCACACCCGCAATGGTGACCCCCGGGGCTACATCGACGCGGACAAGCTCAAGGAGCTGTGGATTCACACGGGCACCGCCTGCAACCTGGCCTGTCCATTCTGCCTGGAAGGTTCACATCCCGGTGATGGTCGCATTCCGGGCATGAAGCTCAGTGATGTGAAACCGTTTATCCACGAAGCCATCGATATGGGCGTGGAGCAGTTTTCCTTCACCGGCGGAGAGCCTTTCGTGATCCGGGATTTCGTGAATATCCTGGATTACGCCAGCCAGCACCGGCCCTGTTTTGTGCTGACCAACGCCACCGAGCCGCTGCATAAACGGCAACACCAGGTGTTGCCGTTACTGGACAACCCCTACCCGATTCACTTCCGGGTCAGCCTGGATTTCCCGGATCGTGCCCGGCACGACAAGGACCGCGGCGAAGGCAGCTTTGACCAGGCGTTGGAGGGGATCCAATGGTTGATCGAACAGGGTTTCAAGGTATCGATCGCCCGCCAGACCGACCCCGGCGAACACCCGGTGGAGGTGGAAGCCGCGTTCCGTGAGATTTTCCGTCAGTGGAACATTCCGGAGAACCTGGCGTTTACCGCGTTTCCGGACCTGGGTACACCGGGTTCCGAAGACGGCAGCCCGGAGATCACCGAGACCTGCATGGAGAAGTACCCGACCAAAGAGGCCCGTTCCCACTTCATGTGCACCTACACGAGGATGCTGGTGAAGAAGGGGGATCAGGTTCGGGTGTATGCCTGCACGCTGGTGGATGACGACCCCCATTATGACCTGGGTGGCACGCTGGCCGAGAGCATGGACGAGCGGATTATGTTGCGGCATCACCGGTGTTTTTCCTGTTACCGGTTTGGGGCTAGTTGTTCGGCGCCTGGCTGA
- a CDS encoding sodium:solute symporter family transporter yields MNFTEASLFWGFLLVYGVVMYVLSPKSKNANSFYKGADDHGNPVGQWSLTASIFISWIFAKSVTNAANLGAAYGVVGGLAYASYWLSIPVAGYVIYLIRTQTGARSLQDFLTSRFGRFAALAFAAAILIRLYNEVWSNTAVVGGYFGLPGEWEYYAAAMLFTVFTLAYSLKGGLRSSIFTDVIQAFVFVFFVGAVLFLIIPANDTSALLTNGEFRLNAGFDLLLVALLQLFSYPFHDPVLTDRGFVNKEKTMLKSFVVAGLLGFVAVFIFSLVGVHARLNGIEAMGNAPAAVGQSLGLAALFFMSVVMMTSAGSTLDSTFSSLAKSLAVDLPRLARRAKDKLPSVRVGAVVMIVFALLGNLPMFAGTDILKATTISGTMVMGLAPVFLFYGFTQWSPWSFHLSFWTGLGLGILLAAGLIPSSWAIGDGAYAMLLGVNAYGFLICTACFFLPLLLRRLAGKSVVAEGA; encoded by the coding sequence ATGAACTTTACTGAAGCCTCCCTGTTCTGGGGATTTCTGCTGGTGTACGGCGTGGTTATGTACGTGCTGTCGCCCAAGAGCAAGAACGCGAATTCGTTTTACAAGGGCGCGGATGACCACGGCAACCCGGTGGGCCAGTGGTCGCTCACGGCGAGTATCTTTATCAGCTGGATCTTTGCCAAATCGGTGACCAACGCCGCCAACCTCGGCGCCGCTTATGGCGTGGTCGGTGGCCTGGCCTATGCCAGTTACTGGTTGTCGATTCCGGTGGCGGGTTATGTGATCTACCTGATCCGTACCCAGACCGGGGCCAGGAGCCTGCAGGATTTCCTGACCTCCCGGTTTGGACGGTTCGCAGCGCTGGCGTTTGCGGCGGCGATCCTCATCCGGTTGTATAACGAAGTCTGGAGTAACACCGCCGTGGTCGGTGGCTATTTCGGCTTGCCCGGGGAGTGGGAATACTACGCTGCGGCGATGCTGTTTACCGTTTTTACCCTGGCGTACAGCCTCAAGGGCGGGCTTCGGTCTTCGATCTTTACCGATGTGATTCAGGCCTTCGTGTTTGTGTTCTTCGTCGGGGCGGTGTTGTTCCTGATTATTCCGGCTAACGATACCAGCGCGCTGCTGACCAACGGCGAGTTCCGCCTGAACGCCGGCTTCGATCTGTTGCTGGTGGCTTTGCTGCAGCTGTTCAGTTACCCGTTCCATGACCCGGTGCTGACCGACCGGGGCTTTGTGAACAAGGAAAAGACCATGCTCAAGAGCTTCGTGGTGGCGGGTCTTCTTGGCTTTGTGGCGGTATTTATTTTCAGTCTGGTGGGGGTGCATGCCCGCTTGAACGGTATTGAAGCCATGGGCAATGCGCCAGCGGCGGTTGGCCAGTCTCTTGGTCTGGCAGCACTGTTCTTTATGAGTGTGGTGATGATGACCTCGGCCGGTTCAACACTGGATTCCACCTTTAGCTCGTTGGCGAAGTCCCTGGCAGTAGACCTGCCCCGCCTGGCCCGTCGCGCCAAAGACAAGCTGCCGAGTGTTCGGGTGGGTGCGGTGGTGATGATTGTATTCGCCTTGCTCGGTAACTTACCGATGTTCGCCGGCACCGACATTCTCAAGGCTACGACTATCTCCGGCACCATGGTGATGGGCCTGGCGCCGGTCTTCCTGTTCTATGGCTTTACTCAGTGGTCGCCCTGGAGCTTTCACCTCAGCTTCTGGACCGGGCTCGGGTTGGGTATTCTGCTGGCGGCGGGCCTGATTCCCTCCAGCTGGGCGATTGGTGATGGTGCCTACGCCATGTTGCTGGGTGTGAATGCCTACGGTTTTCTGATCTGTACGGCGTGTTTCTTCCTGCCTTTGCTGCTTCGGCGCCTGGCCGGAAAGTCTGTGGTTGCTGAGGGCGCGTGA